A genomic window from Gemmatimonadaceae bacterium includes:
- a CDS encoding sigma-70 family RNA polymerase sigma factor produces MGHSSAPATPDDVALIEGCRRGEPSAQRALFDRYRDRVHAIALHYLKGDGAAAQDATQEVFVRFFNAASGFRAESRVSTYLYRAVANACIDELRRRRRFVFVGDLPEALHPVDESSPATEAGDPALHRAVHALSPKLRMVVLMRYYDDLSYDEIGAALGVSAGTVASRLNRAHEAIGRRLGGDTRVGATGAPDAA; encoded by the coding sequence ATGGGTCACTCGAGCGCGCCAGCGACGCCGGATGACGTCGCGCTGATCGAGGGCTGCCGCCGCGGCGAGCCTTCCGCGCAGCGTGCGCTCTTTGACCGCTACCGCGACCGCGTACACGCCATCGCGTTGCACTATCTCAAGGGCGACGGCGCCGCCGCCCAGGACGCGACCCAGGAGGTCTTCGTGCGCTTCTTCAATGCCGCCAGCGGGTTCCGAGCCGAGTCGCGGGTGAGCACCTACCTGTACCGCGCCGTGGCGAATGCCTGCATCGACGAGCTGCGGCGACGGCGGCGCTTCGTGTTCGTCGGCGACCTGCCGGAGGCCTTGCATCCGGTCGATGAATCGTCGCCAGCGACGGAGGCGGGCGACCCAGCACTGCATCGTGCCGTCCACGCCCTGTCGCCGAAGCTCCGGATGGTCGTGTTGATGCGCTACTACGACGACCTCTCCTACGACGAGATCGGCGCGGCGTTGGGCGTCTCGGCGGGTACGGTCGCCTCCAGGCTGAACCGGGCGCACGAGGCCATCGGTCGCCGGCTCGGCGGCGACACGCGCGTCGGCGCGACGGGGGCTCCCGATGCAGCCTGA
- a CDS encoding DMT family transporter codes for MNSPTRPEAGALGAGTFFTLLAAAGFAAVAILTSLATAAGLTLATVLAWRYTLAAVVLVAWVGARNYKRIRPNEMLQLVALGGGGQALLVFVALSALAYIPAATLAFLFYTYPAWVALVQSVRGAERLDGRRALALALSFAGIGVMVGMPGAAGLDWRGVALAIGAAMIYGAYIPMMRVLAKDHPVAPVSAYGKIGSALAFLVLAVSDGSFTYRMEPSTWAVIAVLTLFSTVLPGVFFLMGLVRLGPVRTAIVSTVEPFLTALLGVLVLRQALTLPTVLGGVLIIGAVLLLQLRRDRVA; via the coding sequence ATGAACTCCCCCACGCGGCCTGAAGCGGGCGCCCTCGGCGCCGGCACCTTCTTCACCTTGCTCGCGGCGGCCGGCTTCGCGGCCGTCGCCATCCTCACGTCGCTGGCGACGGCCGCCGGCCTGACCCTCGCCACCGTGCTGGCCTGGCGCTACACGCTAGCCGCCGTGGTGCTCGTGGCCTGGGTGGGCGCGCGCAACTACAAGCGCATCCGCCCCAACGAGATGCTGCAGCTCGTGGCGCTGGGCGGCGGCGGACAGGCGCTGCTCGTGTTCGTCGCGCTAAGCGCGCTGGCGTACATCCCGGCCGCGACGCTGGCGTTTCTCTTCTATACGTATCCCGCGTGGGTGGCCTTGGTGCAGAGTGTGCGTGGCGCCGAGCGACTGGACGGACGGCGCGCCCTCGCGCTGGCGCTGAGCTTCGCCGGCATCGGCGTGATGGTGGGGATGCCAGGCGCAGCTGGCCTCGACTGGCGCGGCGTGGCACTGGCCATCGGCGCCGCGATGATCTACGGCGCGTACATCCCGATGATGCGCGTGCTGGCCAAGGACCATCCCGTCGCACCGGTGTCTGCGTACGGGAAGATCGGCTCGGCGCTGGCCTTCCTCGTGCTGGCCGTCAGCGACGGGTCGTTCACGTACCGGATGGAGCCGAGCACCTGGGCGGTGATTGCGGTGCTGACCCTGTTCTCGACGGTGCTGCCCGGCGTGTTCTTCCTGATGGGCCTGGTGCGGCTCGGCCCCGTGCGCACCGCGATCGTTTCCACCGTCGAGCCATTCCTGACGGCCCTGCTCGGTGTGCTCGTGCTCCGGCAGGCGCTGACGCTCCCGACGGTGCTGGGGGGCGTGCTGATCATCGGGGCGGTGCTGCTGTTGCAGCTCCGGCGCGACCGCGTAGCGTAG
- a CDS encoding DMT family transporter yields MAWRYALAAPVLAALAGPRALADVPWQRVLALMVLGGGGQSLVTYFSLSALQWLPAASLGFLFYTYPAWVAIFAAVAGLERLTPVRVAALALALLGITMMVGAPWNLALPWPGVWRALLSAVIYALYIPLLQRLRGTLAPETASAFLIAGAATIFAIAAALDGVLLRTMSPLAWGFAAILALYCTVVAFLTFLRGLAVVGPVRAAILSTTEPLFTAVLALLILRQPLGVPTLLGGGCIVAAIVVLERATPPIDELPHAA; encoded by the coding sequence ATGGCCTGGCGCTACGCACTCGCGGCGCCGGTGCTGGCCGCGCTCGCCGGGCCGCGCGCGCTTGCCGACGTGCCGTGGCAACGCGTGCTGGCGCTGATGGTGCTCGGCGGCGGCGGGCAGTCGCTGGTCACGTACTTCTCGCTGTCGGCCCTGCAGTGGCTGCCCGCGGCGTCGCTCGGCTTCCTCTTCTATACATATCCGGCCTGGGTGGCGATATTCGCCGCCGTAGCTGGACTCGAGCGGCTGACGCCCGTGCGCGTGGCAGCACTGGCGCTCGCGCTGCTGGGCATCACGATGATGGTCGGTGCGCCCTGGAACCTTGCCCTGCCCTGGCCCGGTGTCTGGCGTGCGCTGCTCTCGGCAGTGATCTACGCGCTGTACATCCCGCTGTTGCAGCGCCTGCGCGGCACGCTCGCACCGGAGACGGCGTCGGCGTTCCTCATTGCCGGCGCAGCGACGATCTTCGCGATCGCGGCGGCGCTCGACGGCGTGCTGCTGCGCACGATGAGCCCGCTGGCCTGGGGCTTCGCGGCGATCTTGGCGCTGTACTGCACGGTCGTCGCCTTCCTGACCTTTCTGCGCGGACTCGCCGTCGTCGGGCCCGTGCGCGCGGCAATCCTCTCCACCACCGAGCCGCTGTTCACCGCCGTGCTCGCGTTGCTCATCCTCCGGCAGCCGCTCGGCGTGCCGACCCTCCTCGGCGGCGGTTGCATCGTGGCCGCCATCGTCGTGCTCGAACGCGCCACCCCTCCCATCGATGAACTCCCCCACGCGGCCTGA
- the mgtE gene encoding magnesium transporter, giving the protein MQPAPIEPERSLAALVAPDILDLLETDPRSVAAETEELHPADLADVAELIDRALVPQLLAVLPVPRAAQVLEYLSEELRTDLLETMEPEQAAALVAGMTPDERVDTLEEMDEEAADHILEAFPERERRETEALLRYEPDTAGGLMTTEFVSVPEQQTVEEALAAIRAIARAGRREAMQTIYVVDARGVLTGVLSLRELLAAPEGTKLGDLAWSEVVTVLADAHPETVAQLTSNYDLAAVPVVDEDRHLLGVITVDDVIDVIQEEQTEDVQKFGGLEALEEPYLQVGFLDLLKKRTPWLIVLFVGQMFTAAAMGFFEDAISSATVLALFVPLIISSGGNSGSQATSLIIRAMALQELGPRDWSRVLLREAGMGLVLGLLLALVGVLRILLWQWMGFYPFGEHYVLLATTIGATVVGVVLFGTLTGGMLPFVLRRAGFDPASASAPLVATLVDVTGVVLYFSMALLLLRGTLL; this is encoded by the coding sequence ATGCAACCAGCGCCCATCGAGCCCGAGCGGTCTCTCGCCGCCCTGGTAGCGCCCGACATCCTCGACCTGCTCGAGACGGATCCGCGGTCCGTCGCCGCGGAGACGGAGGAGCTGCACCCGGCCGACCTCGCCGACGTCGCCGAACTGATTGACCGCGCCCTGGTGCCGCAGTTGCTGGCCGTGCTGCCCGTGCCGCGCGCCGCGCAGGTGCTGGAGTACCTGAGCGAGGAACTCCGCACCGACCTGCTCGAGACGATGGAACCGGAGCAGGCGGCGGCCCTGGTGGCGGGGATGACACCCGACGAGCGCGTGGACACGCTCGAGGAGATGGACGAGGAGGCGGCCGACCACATCCTCGAAGCCTTCCCGGAACGCGAGCGCCGCGAGACCGAGGCGCTGCTGCGCTACGAGCCGGACACCGCCGGCGGCCTGATGACCACCGAGTTCGTTTCGGTGCCGGAGCAGCAAACGGTGGAGGAGGCGCTGGCGGCAATTCGCGCCATCGCGCGCGCAGGACGGCGCGAGGCGATGCAGACCATCTACGTGGTGGACGCGCGCGGCGTGCTCACCGGCGTCCTCTCTCTGCGCGAGCTGCTCGCGGCGCCCGAGGGCACGAAGCTCGGCGATCTCGCCTGGAGCGAGGTCGTCACCGTGCTTGCGGACGCGCATCCGGAGACCGTCGCCCAGCTCACGTCCAACTACGACCTCGCCGCCGTCCCCGTGGTGGACGAGGACCGCCACCTGCTCGGCGTCATCACCGTGGACGACGTCATCGACGTCATCCAGGAGGAGCAGACGGAAGACGTGCAGAAGTTCGGCGGCCTCGAGGCGCTGGAGGAGCCCTACCTGCAGGTGGGCTTCCTCGACCTGCTCAAGAAGCGCACGCCGTGGCTGATCGTGCTCTTCGTCGGACAGATGTTCACGGCGGCGGCGATGGGCTTCTTCGAGGACGCGATCTCCTCGGCGACGGTGCTGGCGCTGTTCGTGCCGCTGATCATCTCCTCGGGCGGCAACTCGGGCTCGCAGGCGACGTCGCTGATCATCCGCGCGATGGCGCTGCAGGAGCTCGGGCCGCGCGACTGGTCACGCGTGCTGCTGCGCGAGGCGGGGATGGGGCTGGTGCTCGGTCTCCTGCTGGCGCTGGTCGGCGTGCTGCGGATCCTGCTCTGGCAGTGGATGGGGTTCTATCCCTTCGGTGAGCACTACGTGCTGCTCGCGACGACGATCGGCGCGACGGTCGTCGGCGTCGTGCTCTTCGGCACGCTCACCGGCGGAATGCTGCCCTTCGTGCTGCGGCGGGCCGGCTTCGACCCCGCCAGCGCATCGGCACCGTTGGTGGCGACGCTGGTGGACGTGACCGGCGTGGTGCTCTACTTCTCGATGGCCCTGCTGCTCCTGCGCGGGACGCTGCTCTGA